A stretch of Aeromicrobium tamlense DNA encodes these proteins:
- the hrpB gene encoding ATP-dependent helicase HrpB has translation MSDPLRRLLAAPPDLPVAAGLPALDEALRSRGLAVVHAPPGTGKTTLVPPAVAQSVTGRVVVTQPSRIAARAAARRLAHLLGEPVGETVGYSVRGERRTSRSTRIEVVTTGLLLRRLQHDPELAGVGAVILDEVHERHLDADLTLALLLDVRANLREDLSLVAMSATIEAERTAALIGGGEAAPVISVPGALHPVETVWCPMPPGTRRTDDRGITPAFHDHVAATVRRALAEHGGDVLVFVPGVAEIDAVIRRLGGVEADVHPLHGRLSGAEQDRALSEGPRRRVIVSTAVAESSLTVPGVRVVVDAGFSREPRTDHRRGLASLVTVTVSRAAADQRAGRAGRLGPGAVLRCWSEAENAHLSAHPEPEIATADLTAFTLEVACWGSHDVRELALLDQPPPHALGAARRVLVELGAVTEDGRATSRGRAMAAVPVDPRLARALIDGAPLVGSRRAAEVVAMLSEDVRAPGGDLVAALRSLRSGQRSGAWRSQVTRLESVVKEQVGQRDNVPALTDDVAVGLVVALAHPDRIARKRSGGSSYLMTSGTGAALDPRDPGPLAGLEWLAVGDAERRSGQREARIRSAAPLTEDLALEAAGSSWTEVDEVGWTDGRVVARRRTLLGAIELSSVPISDPPVEAVTEAIREAVASEGIDLLTWSEAATALRARLDFLHRAMGDPWPDVSDEALTQNLQSWLGPQLARVRSARDLRRIDVVAALRALLPWPEAARLDALAPERVEVPSGSIVRIDYSQEQPVLAVRLQEVFGWDSAPALADGRVPLLLHLLSPARRPAAVTADLDSFWDNGYPGVRADLRGRYPKHSWPDDPRTAPATRRTNARRTRD, from the coding sequence CTTGGTCCCGCCTGCCGTGGCCCAGTCCGTCACGGGGCGCGTCGTCGTCACGCAGCCCAGCCGCATTGCGGCGCGTGCCGCCGCCCGGCGACTGGCGCACCTGCTGGGCGAGCCGGTCGGCGAGACGGTCGGGTACTCGGTGCGTGGCGAGCGACGGACCAGCCGGAGCACGCGCATCGAGGTCGTCACGACGGGACTGCTGCTCCGGCGGCTCCAGCACGATCCCGAGCTCGCCGGCGTCGGCGCCGTCATCCTCGACGAGGTGCACGAGCGCCACCTCGATGCCGACCTGACCCTCGCGCTGCTCCTGGACGTCCGCGCGAACCTGCGCGAGGATCTCTCCCTCGTCGCGATGTCAGCCACCATCGAGGCCGAGCGCACGGCCGCGCTGATCGGTGGCGGCGAGGCTGCCCCGGTGATCAGCGTTCCGGGTGCGCTCCATCCGGTCGAGACCGTCTGGTGTCCGATGCCGCCGGGGACGCGTCGCACCGACGACCGGGGCATCACGCCGGCCTTCCACGACCACGTCGCTGCGACCGTGCGTCGCGCGCTCGCCGAGCACGGGGGCGACGTCCTGGTCTTCGTCCCGGGGGTCGCGGAGATCGACGCGGTCATCCGTCGGCTCGGCGGGGTGGAGGCGGACGTCCACCCGCTGCACGGACGACTGTCCGGCGCCGAGCAGGACCGAGCGCTGAGCGAGGGCCCACGTCGACGCGTCATCGTCTCGACGGCGGTCGCCGAGTCGTCGCTGACCGTGCCCGGGGTGCGTGTCGTGGTGGACGCCGGCTTCTCGCGCGAGCCCCGGACCGACCACCGCCGCGGTCTGGCCTCCCTCGTCACCGTCACCGTGAGTCGGGCCGCGGCCGACCAGCGAGCAGGACGAGCCGGCCGCCTGGGTCCGGGTGCCGTGCTGCGGTGCTGGTCCGAGGCGGAGAACGCGCACCTGTCGGCGCACCCGGAGCCCGAGATCGCCACCGCCGACCTGACGGCCTTCACGCTGGAGGTGGCGTGCTGGGGCAGCCATGACGTCCGAGAGCTGGCGCTCCTCGACCAGCCCCCGCCGCACGCCCTCGGGGCGGCCCGGCGGGTGCTCGTGGAGCTCGGCGCCGTCACGGAGGACGGGAGAGCCACCTCGCGGGGTCGAGCCATGGCCGCCGTCCCGGTCGACCCGCGGCTCGCGCGAGCCCTCATCGACGGAGCCCCACTCGTCGGGTCGAGGCGCGCTGCCGAGGTGGTCGCGATGCTCAGCGAGGACGTCCGTGCTCCCGGAGGCGATCTCGTCGCGGCGCTCAGATCACTGCGCTCCGGACAGCGGTCCGGCGCCTGGCGCAGCCAGGTCACGCGCTTGGAGTCCGTGGTGAAGGAACAGGTCGGACAGAGGGACAACGTCCCCGCGCTGACGGACGACGTCGCGGTCGGGCTCGTGGTCGCCCTCGCGCACCCGGACCGCATCGCGCGCAAGCGCTCCGGCGGCTCGAGCTACCTCATGACGTCCGGCACGGGTGCGGCCCTCGATCCGCGCGACCCCGGACCGCTCGCCGGCCTGGAGTGGCTCGCGGTCGGTGACGCGGAGCGACGGTCCGGGCAGCGTGAGGCCCGGATCCGCTCGGCGGCTCCGCTCACGGAGGACCTGGCGCTCGAGGCCGCAGGCTCGTCGTGGACCGAGGTCGACGAGGTCGGCTGGACCGACGGACGCGTCGTGGCTCGCCGCCGCACGCTGCTCGGCGCGATCGAGCTGAGCTCCGTGCCGATCAGCGACCCTCCGGTGGAGGCCGTGACCGAGGCGATCCGGGAGGCCGTGGCGAGCGAGGGCATCGATCTCCTCACCTGGTCGGAGGCGGCCACCGCGCTGCGCGCTCGGCTCGACTTCCTGCACCGCGCGATGGGCGACCCGTGGCCCGACGTGAGCGACGAGGCGCTGACGCAGAACCTTCAGTCGTGGCTGGGTCCGCAGCTGGCGCGAGTCCGCTCGGCCCGCGACCTTCGCCGCATCGACGTCGTGGCCGCACTGCGGGCGCTGTTGCCGTGGCCCGAGGCGGCGCGGCTGGACGCGCTGGCGCCGGAGCGCGTGGAGGTCCCGAGCGGCTCGATCGTGCGGATCGACTACTCCCAGGAGCAGCCGGTGCTCGCCGTCCGGCTGCAGGAGGTCTTCGGCTGGGACTCGGCGCCGGCCCTCGCGGACGGCAGGGTGCCGCTCCTGCTGCACCTGCTCTCCCCCGCCCGACGTCCGGCCGCCGTCACGGCCGACCTCGACTCGTTCTGGGACAACGGCTACCCGGGAGTCCGCGCCGACCTCCGCGGCCGGTACCCCAAGCACTCCTGGCCCGACGACCCGCGCACCGCCCCGGCGACCCGCCGCACGAACGCGCGCCGCACCCGGGACTGA
- a CDS encoding nuclear transport factor 2 family protein — protein MTTERADRVRALYQSFNDRDLDAVLAAMAPSVEWPNGWRGGRLTGRDEVRAYWQRQWEEIRPMTVVRHIAERPDGTVEARVRLVVRDPAGTVLERSETTHVYEFAGPLVQRMRVEPQDAVAGEASTSA, from the coding sequence ATGACCACCGAACGCGCGGACCGCGTCCGCGCCCTGTACCAGTCGTTCAACGACCGCGACCTCGATGCCGTGCTGGCGGCGATGGCACCGAGCGTCGAGTGGCCGAACGGCTGGCGCGGTGGGCGGCTGACGGGTCGCGACGAGGTGAGGGCGTACTGGCAGCGCCAGTGGGAGGAGATCCGCCCGATGACCGTCGTCCGACACATCGCCGAGCGTCCCGACGGCACCGTCGAGGCACGTGTCCGCCTGGTCGTCCGCGACCCCGCCGGGACCGTCCTGGAGCGCTCCGAGACGACGCACGTCTACGAGTTCGCGGGACCCCTGGTCCAGCGCATGAGGGTCGAACCCCAGGACGCCGTGGCGGGTGAAGCGTCGACATCCGCCTAG
- a CDS encoding DUF2510 domain-containing protein, translating into MTEGPRAGWYADDQGELRYWDGSAWTNYTARNYPYALNAYQSSAGFTADTHRVSKPWLRRWELWLVAGCVAVMGIVAVGAAATSETNDTVTSEPVHATEPARTVDQSPADVEPSPTTEPSTTPEPTDEPVVMLFITDQKDGDSWVGSDGNEYRLGLVNTPERNEQCGPEATAFTRKVLRNGYSVNAYAEDTHGRLVAEVRDAKGRSLNVMLARRGLGDDRYLEEFRHENPELGRRLDRAFASASVPACRKAAKPVPLVPQPPKAKTPDKDCMAGYSPCLPIVADLDCGEIGHPVTVTGSDPYRLDRDGDGTGCD; encoded by the coding sequence ATGACCGAGGGTCCCCGCGCCGGCTGGTATGCCGATGACCAGGGTGAGCTGCGCTACTGGGACGGGTCCGCGTGGACCAACTACACCGCGCGGAACTATCCGTACGCCTTGAACGCCTACCAGTCGTCCGCGGGCTTCACGGCCGACACTCACCGCGTCAGCAAGCCGTGGCTTCGCAGGTGGGAGCTCTGGCTGGTCGCAGGATGCGTGGCCGTCATGGGGATCGTGGCGGTCGGTGCCGCGGCCACGTCGGAGACCAACGACACCGTGACGAGCGAGCCGGTCCATGCGACAGAGCCCGCCCGGACGGTCGACCAGTCGCCGGCCGACGTCGAGCCGTCACCGACGACCGAGCCGTCCACGACGCCCGAACCGACCGACGAGCCCGTCGTCATGCTGTTCATCACGGACCAGAAGGACGGCGACTCCTGGGTGGGATCCGACGGCAACGAGTACCGCCTGGGACTCGTCAACACGCCGGAGCGCAATGAGCAGTGCGGACCGGAGGCCACCGCGTTCACGCGAAAGGTCCTGCGCAACGGGTACTCGGTGAACGCGTATGCCGAGGACACGCACGGCCGCCTGGTCGCTGAGGTGCGGGACGCGAAGGGCAGGTCGCTGAACGTCATGCTCGCGCGGCGCGGGCTCGGCGACGACCGCTACCTCGAGGAGTTCCGTCACGAGAACCCCGAGCTCGGTCGTCGACTCGACCGTGCCTTCGCCTCGGCCTCGGTACCGGCGTGTCGGAAGGCTGCGAAGCCCGTCCCACTGGTTCCGCAGCCTCCCAAGGCGAAGACACCTGACAAGGACTGCATGGCCGGGTACTCGCCCTGCCTGCCGATCGTCGCGGACCTCGACTGCGGAGAGATCGGTCACCCCGTCACAGTGACGGGCAGCGACCCGTACCGGCTCGACAGGGACGGTGACGGAACCGGGTGCGACTAG
- a CDS encoding pyridoxamine 5'-phosphate oxidase family protein, whose translation MTSRDQTETVTKIMRDTRIAVLTYVSQEGLLVSTPMGVQDFDHPGTTWFLTERSSEKVQALEADPRVNVAYASDAGWVSLSGTAHVEQNRGKVEDLWDASSGAFMSGGPEDPDNIALRIDATTAEYWESPGKVTAAVQFVKGLVTDSQPDLGDNDTVQL comes from the coding sequence ATGACCTCACGCGACCAGACCGAGACCGTCACCAAGATCATGCGCGACACCAGGATCGCGGTCCTGACGTACGTCTCGCAGGAGGGCCTCCTCGTGTCCACGCCGATGGGCGTGCAGGACTTCGACCACCCCGGCACGACGTGGTTCCTCACCGAGCGCAGCAGCGAGAAGGTGCAGGCCCTGGAGGCAGACCCGCGCGTGAACGTGGCCTACGCCAGCGACGCCGGCTGGGTCTCCCTCAGCGGCACCGCGCACGTCGAGCAGAACCGCGGCAAGGTCGAGGACCTCTGGGACGCGTCCTCCGGTGCCTTCATGTCCGGTGGCCCCGAGGACCCCGACAACATCGCCCTGCGCATCGACGCCACCACGGCGGAGTACTGGGAGTCCCCGGGCAAGGTCACGGCGGCCGTCCAGTTCGTGAAGGGTCTCGTCACCGACTCCCAGCCCGACCTCGGCGACAACGACACCGTTCAGCTCTGA
- a CDS encoding DUF1540 domain-containing protein, protein MSVKELPPVHDCAVEGCSYNADHECHAGAINITGTEAGCGTFIDISVSGGLPTATAMVGACHRTDCTHNDHLECHADSIRVGPGADAADCLTYQVA, encoded by the coding sequence ATGAGCGTCAAGGAACTGCCACCCGTCCACGACTGCGCGGTCGAGGGCTGCTCGTACAACGCGGACCACGAGTGCCACGCAGGGGCCATCAACATCACGGGGACCGAGGCCGGCTGCGGCACGTTCATCGACATCAGCGTCTCCGGTGGCCTGCCCACCGCGACCGCGATGGTCGGCGCCTGTCACCGCACCGACTGCACCCACAACGACCATCTCGAGTGCCACGCGGACTCGATCCGGGTCGGGCCGGGCGCCGACGCCGCGGACTGCCTGACCTACCAGGTGGCGTAG
- the gatB gene encoding Asp-tRNA(Asn)/Glu-tRNA(Gln) amidotransferase subunit GatB, translated as MSTTDTKLVPLEDALTRYQPVMGLEIHVELNTASKMFCGCSTAFGAEPNTQICPVCLGLPGALPVVNAKAVESAIRMGLALNCEIAEWCRFARKNYFYPDMPKNFQTSQYDEPIAFDGWTDVTVPSEDGGEGETFRIQIERAHMEEDTGKSLHVGGSTGRIHGADYSLLDYNRAGIPLIEIVTRTIEVPGDKAPAVARAFVNQVRDLMVALGVSDARMDQGSMRADVNLSLKPLGSDQLGTRSETKNVNSFRSVERAVRYEISRHAGILDAGGSILQETRHFHESDGTTSAGRPKSDADDYRYFPEPDLAPVAPSREWVEELRGTLPEPPSERRKRLQSEWGFSDLDMRDTVGAGALDLVVETVAAGASPQVAKKWWLGELARTANEQGTDVSALAITPAQVAQIQGLIDAGRINDKLARQVFEGVLAGEGEPEAVVASRGLEVVSDDGALGEAVDRAIANDPDAAQKIRDGKQAAAGALIGFVMKEMRGQADAGRVRELILEKLS; from the coding sequence ATGAGCACCACCGACACGAAGCTCGTCCCGCTCGAGGACGCCCTGACCCGGTACCAGCCCGTGATGGGCCTGGAGATCCACGTCGAGCTCAACACGGCGTCGAAGATGTTCTGCGGCTGCTCCACGGCGTTCGGCGCCGAGCCGAACACGCAGATCTGCCCCGTGTGCCTGGGCCTGCCGGGCGCCCTGCCGGTGGTGAACGCGAAGGCCGTCGAGTCAGCGATCCGGATGGGTCTGGCGCTCAACTGCGAGATCGCCGAGTGGTGCCGCTTCGCGCGGAAGAACTACTTCTACCCGGACATGCCGAAGAACTTCCAGACGTCGCAGTACGACGAGCCGATCGCCTTCGACGGGTGGACCGATGTCACTGTGCCTTCCGAGGACGGGGGCGAGGGCGAGACCTTCCGCATCCAGATCGAGCGTGCGCACATGGAGGAGGACACGGGCAAGTCGCTGCACGTCGGCGGCAGCACGGGTCGCATCCACGGCGCCGACTACTCGCTGCTGGACTACAACCGCGCCGGCATCCCCCTGATCGAGATCGTCACCCGCACGATCGAGGTCCCCGGCGACAAGGCGCCCGCGGTCGCGCGCGCGTTCGTCAACCAGGTCCGCGACCTCATGGTCGCCCTCGGCGTCTCGGACGCCCGCATGGACCAGGGCTCGATGCGCGCCGACGTCAACCTGTCGCTGAAGCCGCTGGGCTCCGACCAGCTCGGCACCCGCTCGGAGACCAAGAACGTCAACTCGTTCCGCTCGGTGGAGCGCGCCGTCCGCTACGAGATCAGCCGGCACGCCGGGATCCTCGACGCGGGTGGCTCGATCCTGCAGGAGACGCGTCACTTCCACGAGTCCGACGGCACCACGTCGGCCGGCCGCCCGAAGTCCGACGCCGACGACTACCGCTACTTCCCCGAGCCCGACCTGGCGCCCGTCGCCCCGTCGCGCGAGTGGGTCGAGGAGCTGCGCGGCACGCTGCCCGAGCCGCCGTCGGAGCGCCGCAAGCGCCTGCAGTCCGAGTGGGGCTTCAGCGATCTCGACATGCGCGACACGGTGGGCGCGGGTGCGCTCGACCTCGTCGTCGAGACCGTGGCCGCGGGCGCCTCGCCGCAGGTCGCCAAGAAGTGGTGGCTCGGCGAGCTGGCCCGCACGGCCAACGAGCAGGGCACCGACGTCAGCGCGCTGGCGATCACCCCGGCCCAGGTCGCCCAGATCCAGGGCCTGATCGACGCCGGCCGGATCAACGACAAGCTGGCCCGCCAGGTCTTCGAGGGGGTGCTGGCCGGCGAGGGTGAGCCCGAGGCGGTCGTGGCCTCCCGCGGCCTCGAGGTGGTCTCGGACGACGGCGCGCTCGGCGAGGCCGTCGACCGAGCGATCGCGAACGACCCCGACGCCGCGCAGAAGATCCGCGACGGCAAGCAGGCCGCCGCCGGAGCGCTGATCGGCTTCGTCATGAAGGAGATGCGCGGCCAGGCCGACGCCGGCCGCGTGCGCGAGCTGATCCTCGAGAAGCTCTCCTGA
- the gatA gene encoding Asp-tRNA(Asn)/Glu-tRNA(Gln) amidotransferase subunit GatA, whose amino-acid sequence MSDLTRSTAADLAAALAEGSVTSVEVTQQHLDRIAAVDGEIHAYLHVDAEGALAAAADVDRRRDAGESLHHLAGVPIAVKDVLTTTGLPTTCGSRMLEGWIPPYDATVVSRLKAAGLPILGKTNMDEFAMGSSTEHSAYGPTRNPWDTDRIPGGSGGGSAAAVAAFEAPLAVGTDTGGSIRQPGAVTGTVGVKPTYGGVSRYGLVAMASSLDQAGPVTRTVLDAALLHEVMAGHDPRDSTSLDVPVPPVVEAARRADVSGLRVGVIRELGGEGFQPGVRQRFEESIELLAKAGAEIVEVSCPSFAHGLAAYYLVMPSEVSSNLAKFDAMRYGLRVSPDGVEVPSAEQVMAASRDAGFGDEVKRRIILGTYALSSGYYDAYYGSAQKVRTLIARDFEAAFEQVDVLASPTSPAVAWRLGEKLDDPLAMYAQDIATIPANLAGVPGISLPIGLSEGLPVGLQFLAPAMADDRLYNAGAAVERLVAERDGSPFAALAPELEAAR is encoded by the coding sequence ATGAGCGACCTGACCCGTTCCACCGCCGCTGACCTCGCGGCGGCGCTCGCCGAGGGCTCCGTCACCTCCGTCGAGGTCACGCAGCAGCACCTCGACCGGATCGCCGCGGTCGACGGCGAGATCCACGCCTACCTGCACGTCGACGCCGAGGGCGCGCTCGCCGCGGCCGCCGACGTCGACCGCCGCCGCGACGCGGGGGAGTCCCTGCACCACCTGGCCGGCGTGCCGATCGCGGTCAAGGACGTCCTGACCACCACGGGCCTGCCCACCACGTGCGGCTCGAGGATGCTCGAGGGCTGGATCCCGCCGTACGACGCCACGGTCGTCTCGCGACTCAAGGCCGCGGGCCTGCCGATCCTGGGCAAGACCAACATGGACGAGTTCGCGATGGGCTCCTCCACCGAGCACTCGGCCTACGGCCCCACCCGCAACCCGTGGGACACCGACCGGATCCCCGGCGGCTCCGGCGGCGGCTCGGCGGCCGCGGTGGCCGCGTTCGAGGCGCCTCTCGCCGTGGGCACCGACACCGGCGGCTCGATCCGTCAGCCCGGCGCCGTCACCGGGACCGTCGGCGTGAAGCCCACGTACGGCGGTGTCTCCCGGTACGGGCTCGTCGCGATGGCCAGCAGCCTCGACCAGGCCGGCCCGGTCACCCGCACCGTCCTCGACGCAGCGCTGCTGCACGAGGTGATGGCCGGACACGACCCCCGCGACTCCACCAGCCTCGACGTCCCGGTGCCGCCGGTGGTCGAGGCCGCCCGCCGCGCCGACGTCTCGGGCCTGCGGGTCGGCGTCATCCGCGAGCTCGGCGGCGAGGGCTTCCAGCCCGGCGTGCGCCAGCGCTTCGAGGAGTCGATCGAGCTCCTCGCGAAGGCCGGCGCCGAGATCGTCGAGGTCTCGTGCCCGAGCTTCGCGCACGGCCTGGCCGCCTACTACCTGGTGATGCCGAGCGAGGTCAGCAGCAACCTCGCCAAGTTCGACGCCATGCGGTACGGCCTGCGCGTCTCGCCCGACGGCGTCGAGGTGCCCAGCGCCGAGCAGGTCATGGCCGCCTCGCGCGACGCGGGCTTCGGCGACGAGGTCAAGCGCCGCATCATCCTGGGCACCTACGCCCTCTCGAGCGGCTACTACGACGCGTACTACGGCTCGGCCCAGAAGGTGCGCACACTGATCGCGCGCGATTTCGAGGCCGCGTTCGAGCAGGTCGACGTCCTCGCCTCGCCCACGTCGCCCGCCGTCGCGTGGCGCCTGGGGGAGAAGCTCGACGACCCGCTGGCCATGTATGCCCAGGACATCGCGACGATCCCGGCCAACCTCGCCGGCGTGCCCGGCATCTCGCTGCCGATCGGCCTGTCCGAAGGCCTGCCGGTGGGCCTGCAGTTCCTCGCCCCCGCGATGGCCGACGACCGCCTGTACAACGCGGGTGCCGCCGTGGAGCGCCTCGTCGCCGAGCGCGACGGCAGCCCCTTCGCCGCACTCGCCCCCGAGCTGGAGGCCGCCCGATGA
- the gatC gene encoding Asp-tRNA(Asn)/Glu-tRNA(Gln) amidotransferase subunit GatC yields the protein MSSPEISRDDVAHLASLARIELSESELDRLGAELPAILDYVQVVQQAAGDDVPAMSHPVPVTNVFRPDEVTPSLTPDEALAGAPASEEQRFLVPQILGEE from the coding sequence ATGTCGTCACCCGAGATCTCCCGCGACGACGTCGCCCATCTGGCGAGCCTCGCGCGGATCGAACTGTCCGAGTCCGAGCTCGATCGCCTGGGGGCCGAGCTCCCCGCGATCCTCGACTACGTCCAGGTCGTTCAGCAGGCCGCCGGCGACGACGTCCCGGCCATGAGTCACCCCGTGCCGGTGACCAACGTATTCCGTCCCGACGAGGTGACGCCGAGCCTGACGCCCGACGAGGCGCTCGCCGGTGCCCCCGCCAGTGAGGAACAGCGCTTCCTCGTCCCGCAGATCCTGGGAGAAGAATGA
- a CDS encoding cutinase family protein, which yields MLPRTAALAMGCALLTGCQSSPTDEREQASSCPVIEIVGIRGQGQSLDAHRGLGAEVDEIATALADDLASTGTVRTTAIRHESGLRSWDDYVTDVAEGRELLGERLRSLAAECPDTRVAVIGFSQGSQIAREALAAEPGLARDVDALVLVGSPLRDPSSPFHHVELPGGVPSAGGRLGPGPDLGDLSARTVEACVTGDTVCANDGSSDLAVHRKAYERPAVAQAIADAADDVLG from the coding sequence ATGCTCCCTCGGACCGCGGCGCTCGCCATGGGATGCGCGCTGCTCACGGGATGCCAGAGCAGTCCGACCGATGAGCGCGAGCAGGCGTCGAGCTGTCCCGTCATCGAGATCGTCGGCATCCGCGGGCAGGGCCAGTCGCTCGACGCGCATCGCGGCCTCGGTGCCGAGGTGGACGAGATCGCGACGGCCCTCGCCGACGATCTCGCGTCGACCGGCACCGTGCGGACGACGGCGATCCGGCACGAGAGCGGCCTCAGGAGCTGGGACGACTACGTCACGGACGTCGCCGAAGGGCGCGAGCTGCTGGGCGAGCGGCTGCGGTCGCTCGCCGCCGAGTGCCCTGACACCCGGGTCGCCGTGATCGGCTTCAGCCAGGGTTCGCAGATCGCCCGCGAGGCGCTGGCGGCCGAGCCGGGGCTGGCGCGCGACGTGGACGCGCTGGTGCTGGTGGGCAGCCCGTTGCGCGACCCGTCGTCGCCGTTCCACCACGTGGAGCTGCCCGGTGGCGTGCCGTCGGCCGGTGGCCGGCTCGGCCCCGGCCCGGACCTCGGCGACCTGTCCGCGCGAACCGTGGAGGCCTGCGTCACCGGTGACACCGTGTGCGCGAACGACGGCTCGTCCGACCTCGCCGTGCACCGGAAGGCCTACGAGAGGCCGGCCGTGGCGCAGGCGATCGCGGACGCCGCCGACGACGTGCTGGGCTGA